In the genome of Raphanus sativus cultivar WK10039 chromosome 4, ASM80110v3, whole genome shotgun sequence, one region contains:
- the LOC108853889 gene encoding piezo-type mechanosensitive ion channel homolog isoform X1 — MGIGTWSSFLIGFLLPSLLLAAALINWSVISFFDLIAFLLLHYIAPEIGYRFQRRHWLLWPIFIFSFAVLVAQALYLVIWATLAPDWDTSDSSWMTVIGFIILKSWRNPTVLYFLALQLLASLVALADIYSSRFVRWRWSHFSQVFQQLGSHLRVASCLLLPAVQLAVGICNPSWVSLPFFVGSCAGLVDWSLTSNVSGLFRWWRVLYIYAGFNIVLLYLYQLPINFSDMIRWIANFIGLFTISAETQGTDICSGLFLLLFYIMLSYIRSDLEDMDFIMSMSENNLAERLLPPKYSFFIRESRAGVRHTNVLLRGAVFKSFSINFFTYGFLVSLFALSFWSFHFASLCAFGLLAYVGYIIYAFPSLFRLHRLNGLLLVFILLWAVSTYIFNVAFSFLNTTARKDMKIWEMVGLWHYTIPGLFLLAQFGLGMLVALGNLVNNSVFLYLSEESSRSSNDRSYTEADEETRVLVVATIAWGLRKCSRAIMLALIFLIAMKPGFVHAVYVIFFLMYLLSHKINRKIRKSLILLCEIHFALLYILEIDLVSNSLKRQGSVSREILFQLGLLRSESSWDFLEIALLACFCAIHNHGFEVLYSFSAIVRHTPSPPIGFSILKAGLNKSVLLSVYSSPSSSYSQDNTTYERHIASFLSAIGQKFLSMYRSCGTYIAFITILISVYLVKPNYVSFGYIFLLLFWITGRQMFEETKRRLWFPLKAYAVLVFMFIYCLSSFVSFQLWLSGFIDLYFYLGYNSEAPLLDNVWESLAVLIVMQLYSYERRQNGHYIPGQSSLVHPGVFGFLERFLVWHGQKILFAALFYASLSPISVFGFVYLLGLVICTAFPKSSSVPSKSFLIYTGFLVSAEYLFQLWGMQAQMFPGQKYAELSFYLGLRVYEPGFWGIESGLRGKVLVVAACTLQYNVFRWLERTPGLTIIKGKYEEPCPLFVSAEDTTASASSSNGENPSSIDHASISMKQGEATSNSWSFFSPRDNQAAGFLHPTTGGSKSGSSKKFSFGHFWGSIKESHKWNRRRILALKKERFETQKNLLNIYLKFWIENMFNLYGLEINMIALLLASFALLNAISLVYIALLAACVLLRRRLIQKLWPVVVFLFASILAIEYVATWNNLLPLDQDSSETSVHCHDCWSIAADYFKFCRDCWLGVRVDDPRTLISYFVVFMLACFKLRADQISSFSESSTYHQMKSQRKNSFVWRDLSFETKSMWTVLDYLRLYCYVHLLDVVLILILITGTLEYDILHLGYLAFALVFARMRLEILKKKNKIFRFLRVYNFVLIILSLAYQSPFVGNFNDGKCETVDYIYEVIGFYKYDYGFRITARSALVEIIIFMLVSLQSYMFSSQEFDYVSRYLEAEQIGAIVREQEKKAARKTEQLQQIREAEEKKRQRNLQVEKMKSEMLNLRVQLHRMNSDSNFGFASPRTEGLRRRRSPYLIPDSGAASPEIDGVVHRKEDQPIDEDPQYPFEAHELPMSATPEAPDSPECSFGVSPCEITEIQQNIDVMSMEREIKKKSEGKDNPLISAVQLIGDGVSQVQFIGNQAVNNLANFLNISPENSDINEQSSVDDEVYDEMESQKRIHKPFERSTSLQSDMSSDGTSFQIGRILRHIWSRMQSNNDIVCYCCFIIAFLWNFSLLSMVYLAALFLYALCVHTGPTNIFWVVMLIYTEIYILLQYLYQIIIQHCGLSVDAPLLNELGFPTQRIKSSFVVSSLPLFLVYISTLIQSVITVKDGDWVPSADFASRRNARGSQKDLTRISWSLRVWDVFKKLRDGVKLVSRSIYRYWISLTRGAESPPYFVQVTMDVHMWPEDGIQPERVECRMNQLLRLVHNERCEKGNPDLCPYSSRVHVQSIERSTETPNEALVVLEVEYASPTNECSTAEWHKSLTPAWDVAKEIRKAQHSGLGEGTGFPYPILSVIGGGKRETDLYAYIFGADLIVFFLVAIFYQSVIKNKSEFIDVYQLVDQFPFDFVIILMVIFFLIVVDRVIYLCSFATGKVVYYLFSLILFTYAVTEYAWSIYPTQQHAAGLALRFIFLAKAMSLALQAIQIRYGLPHKSTLYRQFLTSEVSRINYYGYRLYRALPFLYELRCVLDWSCTATSLTMYDWLKLEDVNASLYLVKCDTVLNRATHKHGERQTKMTKCCNGICLFFILLCVIWAPMLMYSSGNPTNIANPIKDASVQIDIKTAGGKLTLYQTTLCERISGDNIDLGLDFGSQSFLPTYNKNDIQLICCQADASVLWLVPDTVVTRFIQSLDWDTDMDITFSWVLNRDRPKGKETVKYERSVDPQDLPKRSDVQMVLNGSIDGFRVHNLYPKFFRVTGSGDVRSFEDQKDEVSADILMNHADTKSWWSFHNLKASENISACEGMDGPVAIIMSEETPPQGFLGDTLSKFSIWGLYITFVLAVGRFIRLQCSDLRMRIPYENLPSCDRLIAICEDLYAARAEGELGVEEVLYWTLVKIYRSPHMLLEYTKLDYDT, encoded by the exons ATGGGAATTGGGACATGGTCGAGTTTTCTCATCGGCTTCCTCTTGCCTTCGCTACTTCTCGCAG CTGCACTTATTAACTGGAGTGTCATCTCATTCTTTGATTTGATAGCTTTTCTCCTCCTTCACTATATTGCCCCTGAAATTG gaTACCGTTTTCAGAGGAGACATTGGCTATTATGGCCCATTTTCATCTTTTCTTTTGCAGTACTTGTTGCCCAAGCTCTGTACCTTGTCATTTGGGCTACTCTTGCTCCAGACTGGGATACATCAGATTCTTCTTGGATGACTGTTATTGGCTTTATCAT ATTAAAGTCCTGGAGAAACCCCACTGTTTTGTATTTCTTGGCTTTACAACTACTAGCATCGCTCGTTGCTTTAGCTGACATTTACAGTTCTCGATTCGTTCGATGGCGTTGGTCTCACTTTTCACAAGTTTTCCAACAGCTAG GAAGTCATCTTAGGGTTGCCTCCTGCTTGTTGTTACCAGCAGTTCAATTGGCTGTGGGGATTTGCAATCCCTCATGGGTTTCTTTGCCATTTTTTGTTGGCAGCTGTGCTGGACTCGTGGACTGGTCCTTGACAAGCAACGTTTCTGGACTTTTCAG GTGGTGGCGAGTTCTTTATATCTACGCAGGATTCAACATTGTCCTACTTTACCTCTATCAACTACCAATAAACTTTTCCGATATGATTCGATGGATAGCAAACTTTATAGGTCTATTCACAATCTCTGCGGAAACACAAGGCACTGATATTTGTTCTGGTCTTTTCCTTTTGCTTTTTTACATCATG CTATCCTATATAAGGTCAGACCTCGAAGATATGGATTTTATCATGTCGATGAGTGAAAATAACTTGGCAGAGCGTCTTCTTCCTCCAAAATATTCGTTTTTTATTCGAGAATCAAG GGCCGGTGTTAGGCACACCAATGTTTTACTGAGGGGAGCTGTGTTTAAGAGCTTCAGTATCAATTTCTTCACATATGGTTTCCTG GTCTCTCTCTTTGCTCTTTCGTTCTGGAGTTTTCATTTTGCGAGCTTGTGTGCTTTTGGCCTCCTTGCATATGTTGGTTACATTATCTATGCCTTCCCATCGTTATTCCGCTTGCACAGATTAAATGGCCTTCTGCTTGTATTTATACTCTTATGGGCTGTCAGTACGTACATATTCAATGTAGCATTTTCTTTTCTGAACACTACGGCTAGAAag GACATGAAAATTTGGGAGATGGTGGGACTTTGGCATTACACTATACCTGGATTGTTTTTGCTTGCACAATTTGGTTTGGGAATGTTGGTTGCGTTGGGTAATCTTGTGAACAACTCTGTTTTTCTCTACCTGTCTGAAGAGAGCTCCAGATCTTCCAATGACAGATCTTATACTGAAG CTGATGAAGAAACAAGGGTGTTGGTTGTCGCAACCATTGCTTGGGGATTGCGGAAATGTTCACGGGCTATTATGCTCGCACTGATTTTCCTCATTGCCATGAAACCTGGGTTTGTCCATGCAGTGTATG TGATATTCTTCCTTATGTATCTGTTGAGCCACAAAATCAACAGAAAGATACGCAAGTCATTGATCCTTCTATGCGAAATTCATTTTGCACTTCTTTACATTCTTGAAATCGACCTTGTGTCGAACTCCTTAAAGCGGCAAGGCTCGGTGAGCAGAGAAATTCTGTTTCAGTTAG GTCTCCTTAGGTCTGAAAGCTCTTGGGACTTCTTGGAGATAGCcttgcttgcttgcttctgtGCTATCCATAATCATGGTTTTGAGGTGTTATATTCCTTCTCAGCAATTGTACGACATACACCAAGCCCTCCAATTGGATTTAGCATATTGAAAGCCGGTCTCAACAAATCAGTTCTCTTGTCCGTCTACTCATCGCCATCTTCAAGTTATAGCCAGGATAATACTACTTATG aGAGACACATTGCTTCATTTCTGAGTGCGATTGGGCAAAAGTTTCTGTCTATGTACCGATCATGTGGAACATACATTGCCTTCATCACTATTCTCATAAGTGTATACCTGGTGAAACCCAATTATGTATCGTTTGGATACATTTTCCTTCTCTTGTTCTGGATTACTGGAAGACAAATGTTTGAGGAAACTAAGAGACGCTTGTGGTTCCCTTTGAAAGCATATGCGGTTTTGGTGTTTATGTTTATCTACTGCTTAAGTAGCTTTGTCAGCTTCCAGCTCTGGTTATCTGGATTTATTGATCTGTACTTTTATTTAGGCTACAACTCCGAAGCTCCATTGCTGGATAATGTATGGGAATCTCTTGCTGTGTTGATCGTGATGCAACTTTACAGCTATGAAAGGAGGCAGAATGGACATTACATTCCAGGTCAATCTAGTTTGGTTCATCCTGGagtttttggttttcttgaGAGGTTTTTGGTATGGCATGGTCAGAAGATCTTGTTCGCGGCATTGTTTTATGCATCCTTGTCTCCAATCAGTGTGTTTGGATTTGTATATCTCCTTGGTCTTGTCATCTGCACAGCCTTCCCAAAGTCTTCGTCAGTACCATCCAAATCATTTTTGATCTATACTGGATTTCTCGTGTCTGCTGAGTATCTATTCCAACTGTGGGGCATGCAAGCTCAGATGTTCCCTGGGCAAAAATATGCCGAGTTGTCTTTCTACTTGGGCCTTCGAGTATATGAACCTGGATTTTGGGGTATAGAATCAGGTCTACGAGGCAAAGTGCTGGTTGTTGCTGCCTGTACTCTGCAGTACAATGTATTTCGTTGGCTAGAAAGGACACCTGGTTTAACTATTATCAAAGGTAAATATGAAGAGCCTTGTCCCCTATTTGTCTCTGCAGAAGACACAACTGCAAGTGCTTCCAGTTCTAATGGTGAAAACCCATCTTCCATAGATCATGCTTCTATATCAATGAAACAAGGCGAGGCTACTAGTAACTCATGGTCTTTCTTCTCTCCCCGTGATAATCAGGCAGCTGGTTTCTTGCATCCCACGACTGGAGGCTCCAAAAGTGGCAGTAGTAAGAAATTTTCATTTGGTCATTTCTGGGGAAGCATCAAGGAGAGTCACAAGTGGAACAGGAGGCGGATTCTGGCATTGAAGAAGGAGAGGTTTGAAACGCAGAAGAATCTGTTAAATATTTACTTGAAGTTTTGGATTGAGAACATGTTTAACCTCTATGGCCTTGAGATAAACATGATAGCGCTGCTTCTTGCAAGTTTTGCTTTGCTGAATGCCATCTCCTTGGTATATATTGCGCTGCTTGCTGCATGTGTCCTCTTGAGAAGACGCCTAATTCAGAAACTATGGCCTGTCGTTGTTTTTCTGTTTGCATCAATTCTCGCAATTGAATACGTTGCCACGTGGAATAACTTATTGCCTTTAGATCAGGATTCAAGTGAAACTAGCGTGCATTGCCATGACTGCTGGAGTATTGCAGCTGACTACTTTAAATTTTGCCGGGACTGCTGGCTTG gagtGAGAGTTGACGATCCCCGGACCCTTATTAGCTATTTCGTGGTGTTCATGCTTGCCTGTTTTAAACTTCGGGCTGATCAGATATCTAGTTTCTCAGAGTCATCGACATATCATCAGATGAAGTCTCAAAGAAAGAACTCATTTGTCTGGAGAGATCTCTCCTTCGAAACAAAGAGCATGTGGACCGTGCTTGATTACCTGAGGCTTTATTGTTACGTCCATCTGTTGGATGTTGTGCTTATTCTGATTCTAATCACAGGAACTCTCGAGTACGACATTCTACACCTGGGCTATCTTGCATTCGCACTTGTTTTTGCCCGGATGCGACTTGAAatactgaagaagaagaacaaaatatTCAGGTTCTTGCGGGTGTACAATTTTGTTCTCATCATTCTTTCCCTCGCATATCAGTCTCCATTTGTTGGAAACTTCAATGATGGAAAGTGTGAAACTGTTGATTATATTTACGAGGTTATTGGATTTTACAAGTATGATTATGGGTTTCGAATCACTGCAAGATCTGCTCTCGTTGAAATCATCATATTTATGTTAGTATCTCTTCAGTCCTACATGTTTTCCTCCCAGGAGTTTGATTATGTGTCGCGGTATCTTGAAGCGGAGCAAATTGGTGCTATTGTGCGGGAGCAAGAGAAGAAAGCAGCACGGAAGACCGAACAATTGCAACAGATTCGTGAGGCTGAAGAAAAGAAACGGCAGCGGAATTTGCAGGTGGAAAAGATGAAGTCGGAAATGTTGAACCTGCGGGTACAGCTTCACAGAATGAATTCTGATTCTAATTTTGGGTTTGCTTCTCCGCGCACTGAAGGTCTACGAAGGAGGAGGAGTCCGTATCTAATTCCAGATAGTGGTGCAGCCAGTCCGGAGATTGATGGAGTGGTCCACAGGAAAGAAGACCAGCCTATTGACGAGGATCCACAATATCCTTTTGAAGCTCATGAGCTTCCTATGAGTGCCACTCCAGAAGCACCAGATTCTCCAGAGTGTTCATTTGGAGTATCTCCCTGTGAAATCACTGAAATTCAACAGAATATTGATGTCATGTCTATGGAGcgtgaaataaaaaaaaagtccgAAGGAAAAGATAATCCGTTGATCTCTGCTGTGCAACTCATCGGTGATGGTGTTTCCCAGGTGCAATTTATTGGAAATCAGGCAGTAAATAACCTTGCGAATTTCTTAAACATCTCACCGGAAAATTCAGATATAAATGAGCAGTCCTCTGTTGATGATGAGGTGTATGATGAGATGGAAAGCCAGAAGAGAATACACAAACCTTTTGAACGGTCAACATCTCTGCAGTCTGACATGAGTAGTGATGGCACTAGCTTTCAGATAGGAAGGATCCTTCGTCATATATGGTCTAGGATGCAGTCCAACAATGATATTGTTTGCTATTGCTGCTTTATTATTGCGTTTCTGTGGAACTTCAGTCTTCTTTCCATGGTCTATCTAGCAGCGCTTTTCCTATATGCCCTCTGCGTTCACACTGGACCAACTAACATCTTCTGGGTCGTCATGCTAATTTACACAGAAATCTATATCCTCCTCCAGTATTTATACCAGATTATAATCCAGCACTGTGGGTTGAGTGTTGATGCACCTCTTCTTAATGAACTGGGATTTCCAACACAAAGAATCAAATCATCATTTGTTGTCAGCTCGTTGCCTCTATTCCTTGTTTATATATCCACTCTCATACAGAGTGTTATAACAGTGAAAGATGGCGACTGGGTTCCTTCTGCTGATTTTGCCTCTCGCCGGAATGCCCGTGGGAGCCAGAAGGACCTTACACGAATTAGCTGGAGCCTGAGAGTCTGGGATGTGTTCAAGAAGCTGAGAGATGGTGTGAAATTGGTGAGCAGAAGCATCTATCGGTACTGGATCTCTCTGACACGTGGAGCAGAATCCCCTCCTTACTTTGTTCAGGTGACAATGGATGTTCACATGTGGCCTGAAGATGGAATTCAACCTGAAAGAGTTGAATGCAGAATGAATCAGTTACTTAGGCTTGTCCATAATGAGAGATGCGAGAAGGGAAACCCTGATCTTTGTCCTTACTCTAGCAGGGTCCACGTACAAAGTATAGAGAGAAGTACTGAGACCCCAAACGAGGCCTTGGTTGTTCTCGAGGTTGAGTACGCGTCTCCCACGAATGAGTGTTCTACAGCAGAATGGCACAAATCACTAACCCCAGCCTGGGATGTGGCGAAAGAGATTCGTAAAGCTCAACATAGCGGACTTGGTGAAGGAACTGGGTTTCCGTACCCCATTCTCTCTGTGATTGGCGGAGGAAAGAGAGAAACAGACCTTTATGCCTATATATTTGGTGCTGATTTGATTGTCTTCTTTCTTGTTGCCATTTTCTACCAATCAGTCATCAAAAATAAAAGCGAATTTATCGATGTATATCAGCTAGTGGACCAGTTCCCATTTGACTTTGTCATTATCCTAATG GTTATCTTCTTCCTGATTGTTGTTGATCGGGTCATCTATCTTTGCTCATTTGCGACTGGAAAAGTGGTATACTACCTCTTCAGTCTTATTCTCTTCACATATGCAGTAACAGAGTATGCTTGGAGCATATATCCTACGCAGCAACATGCGGCTGGCTTGGCTCTCAGATTCATATTTCTTGCGAAAGCAATGTCACTAGCTCTCCAGGCCATACAAATCCGCTACGGGCTACCTCATAAGAGCACCTTATATCGGCAGTTTTTGACAAGTGAAGTTTCACGGATCAATTACTATGGCTACAGACTTTACCGTGCTCTTCCTTTTCTGTATGAATTGAGATGTGTACTTGACTGGTCCTGCACAGCGACATCACTGACTATGTATGACTGGCTGAAG TTAGAAGATGTAAACGCGAGTTTGTACCTTGTCAAATGCGATACAGTTTTAAATCGAGCTACGCACAAACATGGAGAGAGGCAAACAAAAATGACTAAATGCTGCAATGGGATATGTCTGTTCTTCATCTTGTTATGCGTTATCTGGGCTCCTATGCTG ATGTACAGCAGTGGTAACCCAACAAACATCGCCAACCCGATAAAAGATGCGAGCGTTCAGATTGATATAAAAACAGCTGGTGGAAAGCTTACTTTGTACCAAACAACACTGTGCGAGAGAATTTCAGGGGATAACATTGATCTGGGGCTAGATTTCGGGTCCCAAAGCTTCTTGCCAACGTACAACAAAAATGACATCCAGCTGATATGCTGCCAAGCTGATGCAAGCGTTTTGTGGCTTGTCCCTGACACAGTTGTGACCAGATTCATTCAATCCCTCGACTGGGACACAGATATGGACATCACCTTTTCTTGGGTTCTTAACCGAGACCGACCTAAAGGTAAGGAGACTGTCAAGTACGAAAGAAGTGTGGACCCTCAGGACCTTCCAAAACGCTCTGATGTCCAAATGGTTCTCAACGGCTCAATTGATGGATTTAGAGTGCATAACTTGTACCCAAAGTTTTTCCGTGTTACTGGTTCTGGTGATGTCAGATCTTTCGAGGACCAG AAAGATGAAGTGAGTGCAGACATACTCATGAACCATGCAGATACCAAGTCGTGGTGGTCATTCCATAATCTTAAGGCATCTGAAAATATCAGCGCTTGCGAGGGTATGGATGGACCAGTTGCTATCATAATGTCCGAGGAAACTCCCCCAC AGGGATTTCTGGGTGACACGCTCAGCAAATTCAGTATATGGGGACTTTATATAACATTTGTACTAGCAGTGGGGCGTTTCATCAGGCTTCAATGCTCCGACCTGCGTATGAGAATACCTTACGAGAACCTCCCTTCGTGTGACAG ATTAATAGCTATATGTGAGGACTTATATGCGGCGAGAGCAGAGGGTGAGCTTGGAGTAGAAGAAGTTCTATACTGGACCCTTGTGAAGATCTATAGATCCCCACACATGCTGCTCGAGTATACAAAGCTAGACTACGATACTTAA